The following coding sequences are from one Osmerus eperlanus unplaced genomic scaffold, fOsmEpe2.1 SCAFFOLD_417, whole genome shotgun sequence window:
- the LOC134016741 gene encoding peroxisomal membrane protein 11B-like — protein MDSWVRFNAQSQAKEKLFRAVQYACTLLGYTLQKGGAGGDLLTKIKQLEAHVSLVRKLMRLGNSAEALEAAKRAIHLSDCVLRLCITVSHLNRAMYFACDNVLWAGKTGVLPKLDQTKWSQRSFRYYLFALILNLTRDAYEVKLLMERESRSGGGKGAWPSPSAPPPEAGEELRSPAQRFPGPAPVSALTNRLQRELRLLTTVLRCNPPLLLDLVRNLCDLFIPLDRLDLYRTGPGFVGACGLTSSVLSLLTILYPWLKLKP, from the exons GGCCGTGCAGTACGCCTGCACGTTGCTAGGCTACACGCTGCAGAAGGGCGGGGCGGGCGGCGATCTCCTGACGAAGATCAAACAGCTGGAGGCGCACGTGAGCCTGGTGCGGAAAT taATGCGGCTGGGGAACTCCGCGGAGGCGCTGGAGGCCGCCAAGCGGGCGATCCACCTGTCGGACTGCGTGCTGCGGCTGTGCATCACCGTGTCGCACCTCAACCGCGCCATGTACTTCGCCTGCGACAACGTGCTCTGGGCCGGTAAGACGGGCGTGCTGCCCAAACTGGACCAGACCAAGTGGAGCCAGCGCTCCTTCAG GTACTATCTCTTCGCCCTGATCCTGAACCTGACGCGCGACGCCTACGAGGTCAAGCTGCTGATGGAGCGCGAGTCTCGGAGTGGCGGCGggaagggggcgtggcccaGCCCGTCGGCCCCGCCCccggaggctggggaggagctcCGGAGCCCCGCCCAGCGCTTCCCGGGCCCCGCCCCCGTGAGCGCCCTGACCAACCGGCTGCAGCGGGAGCTCCGGCTGCTGACGACCGTGCTGCGCTGCAACCCGCCCCTCCTGCTGGACCTGGTCAGGAACCTGTGCGACCTGTTCATCCCCCTGGACCGGCTGGACCTGTACCGCACCGGGCCCGGGTTCGTGGGGGCCTGTGGCCTGACATCGTCcgtcctctccctgctcaccaTCCTGTACCCCTGGCTCAAACTCAAACCGTAA